A section of the Pseudomonas sp. Q1-7 genome encodes:
- a CDS encoding GNAT family N-acetyltransferase: MPGYVPTAPVQVRMLDGGYSREARSLLYHAYRHEPTFAYLFEAERPGYDQRVRATVRELVQQHFLEDLPAIGLLIEERLVGVALIAPPQRRLDITESWGWRLRMLLTTGFRCTRRYLDYHDAVLACLPPGPYHVLPLLGIHPEFQGRHLGEKLLEALHNWCAEDDGSQGVVLDTGNARYLDFYKLQGYEEVGEVALGPVVEHVFFHPNPRPLMQASG; encoded by the coding sequence ATGCCCGGTTACGTTCCCACCGCGCCGGTTCAGGTGCGCATGCTGGATGGCGGTTACAGCCGTGAAGCCCGGTCGCTGCTGTATCACGCGTACCGTCACGAGCCCACCTTTGCCTACCTGTTCGAGGCCGAGCGTCCGGGCTATGACCAGCGGGTGCGCGCCACGGTGCGCGAGCTGGTCCAACAGCACTTTCTTGAAGACCTGCCGGCCATTGGGCTGCTGATAGAGGAGCGGCTGGTGGGGGTGGCGCTGATCGCGCCGCCGCAGCGCCGCCTGGACATCACCGAAAGCTGGGGCTGGCGTTTGCGCATGTTGCTCACCACCGGTTTCCGCTGCACGCGCCGTTACCTGGATTACCACGACGCGGTGCTCGCCTGCCTGCCGCCGGGCCCCTACCACGTGCTGCCGTTGCTGGGCATCCACCCGGAGTTCCAGGGCCGCCATCTCGGCGAAAAACTGCTGGAAGCCCTGCACAACTGGTGCGCCGAAGACGACGGTTCACAGGGCGTGGTGCTCGACACCGGCAACGCCCGCTACCTGGACTTCTATAAACTGCAGGGCTACGAGGAAGTGGGGGAAGTGGCCCTGGGGCCGGTGGTGGAGCATGTGTTCTTCCATCCGAACCCGCGTCCACTCATGCAAGCCAGCGGCTGA
- a CDS encoding autotransporter assembly complex protein TamA, with protein sequence MKFCQGLRGPLLLLTGLLCTSGQALADAKLDVKVDPANAALKANIEAYIGALGDRDEEALRRFRRSAEEQARQAARALGYYQTEIDSRVGTGKNPSLHLLVVPGEPVRLRSVVVRIDGEAGALGAFRVPESQALKQGAQLNHGVYEDAKKLIQNQALRYGFFDGHFTRQRLDIDPRAGVADIELVYESGPRYSLGAVSFEGDTPFDPDLLARLVPFPANTPYDSDQVAKLNQNLQASGYFDEVRVDASPVKGGGRVIPVKVSLAAVKPRTVGLGVGFSTDVGPRARANWTRHWINPQGHRLGAETEVSSVRQNVGAWYEIPLDPPLTDTLRFSTGLQRENLVDVDSRLFTLGGQWQSKLPNDWLRVISLRWEQETFDFGDGSDDGRSSFLMPGISYGVTRSDSKLDPNRGYSLQFDVRGAKEGILSDADFTYASALAKGLYTLPGGHRLLGRVQAGGIATTDFEAIPPSLRFFAGGDQSVRGYDYQTLSPEDSNGKKVGGRYLLVGSAEYQFPITEKWRLAAFVDRGNAMDSLNAAMKTGAGLGVRWVSPVGPIRLDLARALDDPGGFRIHFSMGPEL encoded by the coding sequence ATGAAATTCTGCCAAGGATTGCGCGGGCCGCTGCTTCTGCTGACGGGCCTGCTGTGTACGAGTGGCCAGGCATTGGCCGACGCTAAGCTGGACGTGAAGGTCGACCCTGCGAACGCGGCGTTGAAGGCCAATATCGAGGCCTACATCGGCGCGCTCGGTGATCGTGACGAAGAGGCCCTGCGACGTTTCCGCCGCTCCGCCGAGGAGCAGGCGCGCCAGGCCGCGCGGGCGCTCGGCTATTACCAGACCGAGATCGACAGCCGCGTCGGCACTGGCAAGAACCCTTCCCTACACCTGCTGGTGGTGCCCGGCGAGCCGGTGCGCCTGCGCAGCGTTGTGGTGCGGATCGATGGCGAAGCCGGCGCCCTCGGGGCCTTTCGCGTGCCGGAAAGCCAGGCGTTGAAGCAGGGTGCCCAGCTCAACCACGGGGTCTACGAGGATGCCAAGAAGCTGATCCAGAACCAGGCGCTGCGCTATGGCTTCTTCGACGGACATTTCACCCGCCAGCGCCTGGACATCGACCCGCGCGCCGGCGTCGCCGATATCGAGCTGGTCTACGAAAGCGGTCCGCGCTACAGCCTGGGTGCGGTGAGCTTCGAAGGCGACACCCCGTTCGATCCGGACCTGCTGGCGCGCCTGGTGCCGTTTCCGGCCAATACCCCCTACGACTCCGACCAGGTCGCCAAGCTCAATCAGAATCTCCAGGCCAGCGGCTATTTCGATGAGGTTCGGGTGGACGCCAGTCCGGTGAAAGGCGGTGGCCGGGTGATTCCGGTCAAGGTCAGTCTGGCGGCGGTCAAGCCTCGCACCGTGGGCCTGGGTGTCGGCTTTTCCACCGACGTGGGGCCCCGCGCCCGCGCCAACTGGACCCGGCACTGGATCAACCCGCAGGGGCATCGTCTCGGCGCCGAGACTGAAGTGTCCTCGGTGCGGCAGAACGTCGGCGCCTGGTACGAGATCCCCCTGGACCCTCCGCTCACCGACACTCTGCGTTTCTCCACCGGCCTGCAGCGGGAAAACCTGGTGGACGTGGACAGCCGCCTCTTCACCCTTGGTGGCCAGTGGCAGTCGAAGCTGCCCAATGATTGGCTGCGCGTGATCTCCCTGCGCTGGGAGCAGGAAACCTTCGATTTCGGCGACGGCAGCGATGACGGACGCAGCAGCTTCCTCATGCCCGGCATCAGCTATGGCGTGACCCGCAGCGACAGCAAGCTCGACCCCAATCGCGGTTATTCGCTGCAGTTCGACGTGCGCGGCGCCAAGGAGGGCATCCTCTCCGACGCCGATTTCACCTATGCCAGCGCCCTGGCCAAGGGGCTCTACACCCTGCCGGGCGGCCACCGGCTGCTGGGTCGGGTGCAGGCCGGGGGCATCGCCACCACCGACTTCGAGGCGATCCCGCCGTCCCTGCGATTCTTCGCCGGTGGCGACCAGAGCGTGAGGGGCTACGACTACCAGACGCTGTCGCCGGAAGACAGCAACGGCAAGAAGGTCGGTGGCCGCTACCTGCTGGTGGGCAGCGCCGAATACCAGTTCCCGATCACCGAGAAGTGGCGCCTGGCCGCCTTCGTCGACCGTGGCAACGCCATGGATTCCCTCAATGCCGCCATGAAGACCGGCGCCGGCCTCGGTGTGCGCTGGGTTTCCCCGGTCGGGCCGATCCGCCTCGACCTGGCTCGTGCCCTGGATGATCCGGGCGGCTTCCGCATTCACTTCTCCATGGGGCCGGAACTGTGA
- a CDS encoding translocation/assembly module TamB domain-containing protein → MRALKWGLAGLGAVVAGCGAIVVFLLFTETGGRWALNQVPGLEVEAYSGTLGGRWSATRLAWQQDGTALKLEAPLLDWSPACLLRATLCIEELAAEGVALDLPPSEAGEAAGPISLPELRLPLALQIGQVRIGRFVLDGDEQLQQLDLAAHWQADGLQLERLNLRRDDLVLALQGRLRPDGGWPLSLQGRLQLPAPGSAPWTLALQADGDLQDVLTLQADSSGYLAGRLEGELRPLAENLPASATLRLDGFKASPGLPDTLTLNQVTLTATGDLKAGYAVQGQASLPGEGGAVALELAARVDAEGAAIQQLQLTGAPQQTLTLQGRVDWQQALALDSRLQWRDFPWQRLFPQEQPSPVELHQLDAEMRYAEERYEGRFDARLKGPAGDFSLGSPVAGDLASVTLADLQLKAGQGRAQGQVKIDFAHGVGWDSQLALSELDPSFWLAELPGRLAGRLQSRGAWRDQRLELNADLDLKGQLRGQPAMLQAKAAGAGEHWDLNHLQVRLGDNRIEGQARLDQRLSGRLDLALNRLGQLWPKLFGKLQGRLDLAGTLQAPQGKLALTGERMGQGDNRLDRLKLDAQLDAAQRGRVQLQVDGLASGDNAFGTLAAEGAGDRTRQQLQLTLKGPMLDLLLALDGKRDGGNWRGRLARGEVQAGGQDWRLEAPARLERLADGKLNFGAHCWRAGAASLCGGEQRLMPEPKLDYRLRDFPLASLARWLPEDFAWHGQLNGDLKLDLLASGPNGRITLDAGSGVLRLKEEDRWVDFPYQRLLLDSTLRPQRIDSQLGFQGEGLGQLQLDARIDPRPASKPLSGQFRLDGLDLAVLRPFVPKVERLEGRLQGAGTLSGTLQAPYVLGNLRLSDGRLGGGDLPLSFDALGLDARIAGERVELSGQWRSGEQGQGSLSGTLAWAPGLDLDLALRGSRLPVVVEPYANLEVEPDLRIGLVGDRLEVTGKVSVPRGKIKVRELPPQAVKVSPDARLVGEQEAEKAPLQMAMDVEVEVGQERLQFSGFGLTADLQGHLKVGDNLTGRGELVLKKGRYRAYGQRLDLRRARLLFAGPLDQPYLDVEAVRKVGDVTAGLRLNGRADEPTTEVFSNPAMSQEQALSYLILGRPLNSEGDGNAVGRAALAMGLSGSAPVASELAQRLGLKDLQLDDDGAVGQITERLSIRYGLGVVDATSVVALRYELTKRLYLEAASGLASSLDLFYKRDF, encoded by the coding sequence ATGCGCGCGCTCAAGTGGGGCCTTGCCGGGCTGGGTGCGGTCGTCGCGGGTTGCGGGGCGATCGTGGTGTTCCTGCTGTTCACGGAAACCGGCGGCCGCTGGGCGTTGAACCAGGTGCCGGGTCTGGAAGTGGAGGCTTACAGCGGTACGCTCGGCGGGCGCTGGAGCGCCACCCGACTGGCCTGGCAGCAGGATGGCACGGCGCTGAAGCTGGAGGCGCCGTTGCTGGACTGGTCGCCCGCCTGCCTGCTGCGCGCGACCCTGTGTATCGAAGAACTGGCTGCCGAGGGTGTTGCCCTCGACTTGCCGCCCAGCGAAGCCGGCGAGGCGGCTGGCCCCATCAGCCTGCCAGAGCTGCGTCTGCCGCTGGCCCTGCAGATCGGTCAGGTACGCATCGGCCGATTCGTTCTGGATGGCGACGAGCAACTGCAGCAACTGGACCTGGCGGCCCACTGGCAGGCCGACGGCCTTCAACTGGAGCGCCTGAACCTGCGCCGCGACGACCTGGTTCTGGCGCTGCAGGGCAGGCTGCGCCCCGACGGCGGCTGGCCGCTGAGCCTGCAGGGCAGGCTGCAACTGCCCGCGCCGGGATCGGCGCCTTGGACGCTGGCGCTCCAGGCCGATGGCGATCTGCAGGATGTACTCACGCTGCAGGCCGACAGCAGCGGCTACCTGGCCGGGCGCCTGGAAGGCGAATTGCGACCGCTGGCGGAAAATCTGCCGGCCAGCGCCACCTTGCGGCTCGATGGCTTCAAGGCCAGCCCCGGACTGCCGGATACCCTCACCCTCAACCAGGTGACACTCACCGCCACGGGCGACCTCAAGGCGGGGTATGCCGTGCAAGGCCAGGCCAGTCTGCCCGGCGAAGGCGGCGCGGTGGCGCTGGAGCTCGCCGCCCGCGTGGACGCCGAGGGCGCGGCTATCCAGCAGCTGCAACTGACCGGCGCGCCCCAGCAGACCCTCACCCTGCAGGGTCGCGTCGACTGGCAGCAGGCATTGGCCCTCGACAGTCGCCTGCAATGGCGCGACTTCCCCTGGCAGCGGTTGTTCCCTCAGGAGCAACCGTCACCGGTGGAGTTGCACCAGCTGGATGCCGAGATGCGCTATGCGGAGGAACGCTACGAGGGCCGTTTCGATGCCCGCCTCAAGGGGCCGGCCGGCGATTTCAGTCTGGGCAGCCCGGTGGCCGGCGACCTGGCCAGCGTCACCCTCGCCGATCTTCAGCTGAAGGCCGGCCAGGGCAGGGCACAGGGGCAGGTGAAGATCGATTTCGCCCATGGCGTCGGCTGGGACAGCCAACTGGCCCTCAGCGAACTGGACCCTTCGTTCTGGCTGGCCGAACTGCCGGGCAGGCTCGCCGGTCGGCTGCAGAGCCGCGGAGCCTGGCGTGACCAGCGCCTGGAGCTGAACGCCGACCTCGATCTCAAGGGCCAACTGCGTGGCCAGCCGGCGATGCTCCAGGCCAAGGCCGCGGGCGCGGGCGAACACTGGGACCTGAACCACCTGCAGGTACGCCTCGGGGACAACCGCATCGAAGGCCAGGCGCGCCTGGACCAGCGGCTCAGCGGCCGGCTCGACCTCGCCTTGAACCGCCTCGGCCAGCTCTGGCCGAAGCTCTTCGGCAAGCTCCAGGGGCGTCTCGACCTCGCCGGCACCTTGCAGGCTCCCCAAGGCAAGCTGGCGCTGACCGGCGAGCGCATGGGGCAGGGCGATAACCGTCTCGACCGTCTCAAGCTGGATGCCCAGTTGGATGCTGCCCAGCGCGGACGTGTGCAGTTGCAGGTGGACGGCCTGGCTTCCGGCGACAACGCGTTCGGCACGCTGGCGGCGGAAGGGGCGGGCGACCGCACTCGCCAACAACTGCAGCTCACCCTCAAGGGGCCCATGCTGGACCTGCTGCTGGCGCTGGACGGCAAGCGGGACGGCGGCAACTGGCGCGGCCGGCTGGCGCGCGGCGAAGTCCAGGCCGGCGGCCAGGACTGGCGCCTGGAGGCGCCGGCACGACTGGAGCGGCTGGCCGACGGCAAGCTGAATTTCGGCGCCCATTGCTGGCGTGCCGGCGCGGCCAGCCTCTGTGGCGGCGAGCAACGCCTGATGCCGGAACCCAAGCTGGACTACCGCCTGCGTGACTTCCCCTTGGCCAGCCTGGCCCGCTGGCTGCCGGAGGACTTCGCCTGGCACGGCCAGCTCAATGGCGACCTCAAGCTCGACCTTCTGGCCAGCGGTCCCAACGGCCGCATTACCCTGGATGCCGGCAGCGGCGTGCTGCGCTTGAAGGAAGAGGACCGCTGGGTCGACTTCCCCTATCAGCGCCTGTTGCTCGACAGCACCCTGCGTCCGCAGCGCATCGACAGTCAGCTGGGTTTCCAGGGCGAGGGCCTCGGCCAGCTGCAGCTGGACGCCCGCATCGACCCGCGCCCGGCGAGCAAGCCGCTGTCCGGGCAGTTCCGCCTGGATGGCCTGGATCTCGCCGTGCTGCGTCCCTTCGTGCCCAAGGTGGAGCGACTGGAAGGCCGTCTGCAGGGCGCCGGTACGCTGAGTGGCACCCTGCAGGCACCCTATGTGCTGGGCAACCTGCGCCTGAGCGATGGCCGCCTCGGCGGCGGCGACCTGCCCCTGAGTTTCGACGCCCTGGGCCTGGACGCGCGCATCGCCGGCGAACGTGTGGAACTGAGCGGGCAATGGCGCAGCGGCGAGCAGGGTCAGGGCAGCCTGTCCGGTACCCTGGCCTGGGCTCCCGGCCTGGACCTCGACCTGGCGCTGCGCGGTTCGCGCCTGCCCGTGGTGGTGGAGCCTTACGCCAACCTGGAGGTGGAACCGGACCTGCGCATCGGCCTCGTCGGCGACCGCCTGGAGGTTACCGGCAAGGTGTCGGTGCCGCGCGGCAAGATCAAGGTTCGGGAACTGCCGCCCCAGGCCGTCAAGGTCTCCCCCGATGCCCGCCTGGTGGGAGAGCAGGAAGCGGAAAAGGCGCCGCTGCAGATGGCCATGGACGTCGAGGTCGAGGTTGGCCAGGAGCGCCTGCAGTTCAGTGGCTTCGGCCTGACCGCGGACCTCCAGGGCCATCTCAAGGTGGGCGACAACCTCACCGGGCGAGGTGAACTGGTGCTGAAGAAAGGCCGCTACCGGGCCTACGGCCAGCGCCTCGACCTGCGTCGCGCGCGCCTGCTGTTCGCCGGCCCGCTGGACCAGCCTTACCTGGACGTGGAAGCCGTACGCAAGGTGGGCGATGTCACCGCAGGCCTGCGCCTGAATGGTCGCGCCGACGAGCCCACCACCGAAGTCTTCTCCAATCCGGCCATGAGTCAGGAGCAGGCACTGTCGTACCTGATCCTCGGCCGGCCGCTGAACAGCGAAGGCGATGGTAACGCCGTGGGGCGTGCGGCGCTGGCGATGGGGCTGTCCGGCAGCGCGCCGGTGGCCAGCGAGCTGGCCCAGCGCCTCGGGCTCAAGGACCTGCAACTGGACGACGATGGCGCCGTGGGTCAGATCACCGAGCGGCTGAGCATTCGTTACGGCCTCGGCGTGGTGGACGCCACCAGCGTCGTAGCGCTGCGCTATGAACTGACCAAACGCCTGTACCTGGAGGCAGCCAGTGGTCTGGCCAGCTCCCTGGATCTCTTCTACAAGCGCGATTTCTAG
- a CDS encoding alanine/glycine:cation symporter family protein, translating to MESINNLVNQINGLVWGPPMLVAILGTGLFLMAFLRFMPLLRIGTGFRLLWQGRAKGDDESGEISPFQALMTCLAATVGTGNIAGVATAIFLGGPGALFWMWCTALVGMATKYAEVVLAVHYREKDERNEHVGGPMYAIKNGLGKKWLWLGSAFALFGGLAGFGIGNMVQVNSMAHALESTFSIPFWVTGVATMVVTGLVILGGIRRIGKVAEALVPFMCVAYIVASVTVLIINVDAIPGAFQLIFTHAFSPAAATGGFAGAAVMAAIRFGVARGIFSNEAGLGTAGIAQAAGTTNSPVRSGLIGMLGTFIDTLIICTMTGLVIICSGAWTSGQSGAALSAAAFESALPGFGAVVLSLALVVFAYTTILGWSYYGERCWEFLVGTKAILPFRIVWVLAIPFGAVAQLDFAWLLADTLNGLMALPNLLALLLLSPVVLKLTREYFARAAKQAEMS from the coding sequence ATGGAATCCATCAACAATCTGGTGAATCAGATCAACGGCCTCGTCTGGGGACCGCCCATGCTGGTCGCCATCCTCGGTACCGGCCTGTTCCTCATGGCCTTCCTGCGCTTCATGCCGCTGCTGCGAATCGGCACCGGTTTCCGCCTGCTCTGGCAGGGACGTGCCAAGGGTGACGACGAAAGCGGCGAGATCAGCCCCTTCCAGGCCCTCATGACCTGTCTCGCCGCGACCGTCGGCACGGGCAACATCGCCGGCGTGGCCACGGCCATCTTCCTCGGCGGCCCGGGTGCGCTGTTCTGGATGTGGTGCACCGCCCTGGTGGGCATGGCCACCAAGTACGCCGAAGTGGTGCTGGCGGTGCACTACCGCGAGAAGGACGAGCGCAACGAACACGTCGGCGGTCCGATGTACGCCATCAAGAATGGCCTGGGCAAGAAGTGGCTCTGGCTGGGCTCCGCGTTCGCCCTCTTCGGTGGCCTGGCCGGCTTCGGCATCGGCAACATGGTCCAGGTCAACAGCATGGCCCATGCCCTGGAGTCCACCTTCAGCATTCCCTTCTGGGTCACCGGTGTTGCCACCATGGTGGTCACCGGTCTGGTGATCCTCGGTGGCATTCGCCGCATCGGCAAGGTGGCCGAGGCCCTGGTGCCTTTCATGTGCGTCGCTTACATCGTCGCCTCGGTGACCGTGCTGATCATCAATGTCGACGCCATCCCCGGCGCCTTCCAGTTGATCTTCACCCATGCCTTCAGCCCGGCGGCGGCCACCGGCGGCTTCGCCGGCGCGGCGGTGATGGCGGCGATCCGCTTCGGCGTGGCCCGTGGCATCTTCTCCAACGAGGCGGGTCTTGGCACCGCCGGTATCGCCCAGGCCGCCGGCACCACCAACAGCCCGGTGCGTTCGGGCCTGATCGGCATGCTCGGGACCTTCATCGATACCCTGATCATCTGCACCATGACCGGCCTGGTGATCATCTGCTCCGGTGCCTGGACCAGCGGCCAGAGCGGCGCGGCCCTGTCCGCCGCGGCCTTCGAATCGGCCCTGCCGGGGTTCGGCGCCGTCGTCCTCAGCCTCGCCCTGGTGGTCTTCGCCTACACCACCATCCTCGGTTGGAGCTATTACGGCGAACGCTGCTGGGAGTTCCTGGTGGGCACCAAGGCGATCCTGCCGTTCCGAATCGTGTGGGTGCTGGCCATTCCCTTCGGCGCCGTGGCGCAGCTGGATTTCGCCTGGCTGCTGGCCGACACCCTCAACGGCCTGATGGCCCTGCCGAACCTGCTCGCGCTGCTGCTGCTCAGCCCGGTCGTGCTGAAGCTGACCCGCGAGTACTTCGCCAGGGCGGCGAAGCAGGCGGAAATGTCCTGA
- the tpx gene encoding thiol peroxidase, with protein sequence MAQVTLKGNPINVDGQLPQKGQQAPAFSLVGGDLSDVTLASLSGKRKVLNIFPSVDTPTCATSVRKFNVEASKLANTVVLCISADLPFAQKRFCGAEGLENVVNLSTLRGASFLKDYGVAIASGPLAGLAARAVVVLDENDKVLHSELVGEIADEPNYAAAIAAL encoded by the coding sequence ATGGCTCAAGTAACCCTCAAGGGCAACCCGATCAACGTCGACGGCCAGCTGCCGCAGAAAGGCCAGCAGGCCCCGGCCTTCAGCCTGGTCGGCGGCGATTTGTCCGACGTGACCCTGGCCAGCCTGAGCGGCAAGCGCAAGGTGCTGAACATTTTCCCGAGCGTCGACACCCCGACCTGCGCCACCTCCGTGCGCAAGTTCAACGTCGAGGCCAGCAAGCTGGCCAACACCGTGGTCCTGTGCATCTCCGCCGACCTGCCGTTCGCCCAGAAGCGCTTCTGCGGCGCCGAAGGCCTGGAGAACGTGGTGAACCTGTCCACCCTGCGCGGTGCCAGCTTCCTCAAGGACTACGGCGTCGCCATCGCCAGCGGCCCCCTGGCCGGCCTCGCCGCCCGCGCCGTGGTGGTGCTGGACGAGAACGACAAGGTGCTGCACAGCGAGCTGGTGGGTGAAATCGCCGACGAGCCGAACTACGCGGCGGCCATCGCCGCCCTGTAA
- a CDS encoding TldD/PmbA family protein — protein MADAESRFTALAESLGASLQAGEDFSLWYSAEDSEFIRFNRARVRQAGHVTQASGRLRLIRDERSAEIAVTLSGDQESDRQRLADGLVQLRLVIGQLPPDPYLQVERSAWHRRSVDPASLPDGAGVLAAIDNAASGLDLVGIYAAGPLYRGFANSFGAFGWHTAPCFNFDWSLFHANHQAVKADYAGARWDAAEFAHRFALARQQLDHLGKPVRHLQPGAYRAYLAPAALDEVLGMLASTGFSARALANKESPLQRLQGGGARLSPLLNLDEQVAGALAPAFGPEGAPRSDTALVRNGQLAGQLVYPRSAREYGLTANCAEANEAPQSLVMGGGALPQADALQRLGTGLYIGNLWYLNWSDLPAARMTGMTRFATFWVEDGQIRAPVDTMRFDDSLFSLLGDQLEALTVERQLRLSSSTYGERQTWSALLPGALVRSLKLTL, from the coding sequence ATGGCCGACGCAGAATCCCGCTTCACCGCCCTGGCCGAGAGCCTGGGCGCCAGCCTGCAGGCCGGCGAGGACTTCAGCCTGTGGTACAGCGCCGAAGACTCCGAGTTCATCCGCTTCAACCGCGCCCGGGTGCGCCAGGCCGGCCACGTGACCCAGGCCAGTGGCCGCCTGCGACTGATCCGCGACGAACGCAGCGCGGAAATTGCCGTCACCCTCTCCGGCGACCAGGAGAGCGACCGCCAGCGCCTGGCCGACGGCCTGGTGCAGTTACGCCTGGTCATCGGCCAACTGCCGCCGGACCCTTACCTGCAGGTGGAACGCTCGGCCTGGCACCGCCGCTCGGTGGACCCGGCCAGCCTGCCCGATGGCGCCGGCGTGCTGGCGGCCATCGACAACGCCGCCAGCGGCCTCGATCTGGTCGGCATCTATGCCGCCGGCCCGCTGTACCGGGGGTTCGCCAACAGCTTCGGTGCCTTCGGCTGGCACACCGCGCCCTGCTTCAACTTCGACTGGAGCCTGTTCCACGCCAACCACCAGGCGGTGAAGGCCGATTATGCCGGCGCCCGCTGGGATGCCGCCGAATTCGCCCATCGCTTCGCCCTGGCCCGCCAGCAGCTCGACCACCTGGGCAAGCCGGTGCGCCACCTGCAGCCGGGCGCCTATCGCGCCTACCTGGCGCCGGCGGCCCTCGACGAAGTGCTGGGCATGCTCGCCTCGACCGGTTTCTCTGCCCGCGCCCTGGCCAACAAGGAGAGCCCGCTGCAACGCCTGCAGGGCGGTGGCGCGCGTCTCAGCCCCTTGCTGAACCTGGACGAACAGGTGGCCGGCGCCCTCGCCCCGGCCTTCGGCCCCGAAGGCGCGCCACGCAGCGATACGGCGCTGGTGCGCAACGGGCAGCTGGCGGGGCAACTGGTCTACCCCCGCAGCGCCCGCGAATACGGCCTCACCGCCAACTGCGCCGAGGCCAATGAAGCGCCCCAGTCGCTGGTCATGGGCGGCGGTGCCCTGCCCCAGGCCGATGCGCTGCAAAGGCTGGGCACGGGCCTCTACATCGGCAACCTCTGGTACCTGAACTGGTCCGACCTGCCCGCCGCGCGGATGACCGGCATGACCCGCTTCGCCACCTTCTGGGTGGAAGACGGCCAGATCCGGGCGCCGGTGGACACCATGCGCTTCGACGACAGCCTGTTCAGCCTGCTCGGCGACCAGCTCGAAGCCCTCACCGTGGAACGCCAGTTGCGCCTGTCCAGCAGCACCTACGGCGAACGCCAGACCTGGTCGGCACTGCTGCCGGGGGCACTGGTGAGGAGCCTGAAACTGACGCTTTAG
- a CDS encoding TldD/PmbA family protein, giving the protein MFASCRQHFAALHTQAEFHALRIVRQRTEHARLRRGVAEPPSLGQDMGAMLSARLAGVEAYAATTDLSLAGLQRALERAEELARRIARYALVDHSRLTPPQSKARYQSPGLEQPFPGLAERFELLAEESATLPADPRLVNWTLYIGSERHEQLYLNSAGAEQWQDLRFTYPGISVTVFDGHDSQSRSFGGYHSGQQGGAEVLQRLGFAGAAARVADEALQLLLAPNTPSGLTDLLLMPDQMLLQIHESIGHPLELDRILGDERNYAGTSFIGLEDFGRYQYGSPLLNVSFDPGIPEELASYSFDDDGMPARKEMLIKDGLLLRPLGGALSQQRSGLPGVANSRAGSWNRAPIDRMANLNLEPGDRSLDQLIGGIEHGVLMSTNRSWSIDDARNKFQFGCEWGRLIENGELKGVVKNPNYRGVSAPFWRNLVAVGDASTVEVHGTPWCGKGEPNQVVRVGHASPACVFRQVEVFGGAQ; this is encoded by the coding sequence GTGTTCGCAAGTTGCCGCCAGCACTTCGCCGCGCTGCACACCCAGGCGGAGTTCCACGCGTTGCGCATCGTCCGCCAGCGCACCGAGCACGCCCGGCTGCGCCGTGGCGTGGCCGAGCCGCCCAGCCTCGGCCAGGATATGGGTGCCATGCTCAGCGCGCGGCTGGCCGGGGTGGAAGCCTATGCCGCCACCACCGACCTCAGCCTCGCTGGTCTGCAACGGGCCCTGGAACGGGCGGAGGAACTGGCCCGCCGGATTGCTCGCTACGCCCTGGTGGATCACAGCCGCCTGACGCCTCCCCAGTCCAAGGCCCGCTACCAGTCGCCCGGCCTGGAGCAGCCCTTCCCCGGCCTCGCCGAACGCTTCGAACTGCTGGCCGAAGAGTCGGCCACCCTTCCCGCCGACCCGCGCCTGGTCAACTGGACCCTGTACATCGGCAGCGAGCGTCACGAGCAGCTCTACCTCAACAGCGCCGGTGCCGAGCAGTGGCAGGACCTGCGATTCACTTACCCCGGCATCAGCGTCACCGTCTTCGACGGCCACGACAGCCAGAGCCGCAGTTTCGGCGGCTATCACAGCGGCCAACAGGGCGGCGCCGAGGTGCTCCAGCGCCTGGGCTTCGCCGGCGCGGCGGCGCGGGTGGCGGACGAGGCGCTGCAACTGCTGCTGGCGCCGAATACGCCGAGCGGCCTCACCGACCTGCTGCTGATGCCGGACCAGATGCTGCTGCAGATCCACGAATCCATCGGCCATCCGCTGGAGCTGGACCGCATCCTCGGCGACGAGCGCAACTACGCCGGCACCAGCTTCATCGGCCTGGAAGACTTCGGTCGCTACCAGTACGGCTCGCCGCTGCTGAATGTGAGTTTCGACCCCGGCATTCCCGAGGAACTGGCCAGCTACAGCTTCGATGACGACGGCATGCCTGCGCGCAAGGAAATGCTCATCAAGGACGGGCTGCTGCTGCGCCCCCTGGGCGGTGCGCTCTCGCAGCAACGCAGCGGCCTGCCGGGCGTGGCCAACAGTCGGGCGGGCAGTTGGAACCGCGCGCCCATCGACCGTATGGCCAACCTCAATCTGGAGCCCGGCGACCGCAGCCTCGATCAGCTCATCGGCGGCATCGAGCACGGCGTACTGATGAGCACCAACCGGTCCTGGTCCATCGACGATGCCCGCAACAAGTTCCAGTTCGGCTGCGAATGGGGCCGACTGATCGAGAACGGCGAACTCAAGGGCGTGGTGAAGAACCCCAACTACCGGGGCGTTTCCGCGCCGTTCTGGCGCAACCTGGTGGCCGTCGGCGATGCCAGCACCGTCGAGGTCCACGGTACGCCCTGGTGCGGCAAGGGCGAGCCCAACCAGGTGGTGCGCGTGGGCCACGCCTCGCCCGCATGCGTCTTCAGACAGGTGGAAGTCTTTGGAGGAGCCCAGTGA